In one window of Chryseobacterium phocaeense DNA:
- a CDS encoding SusC/RagA family TonB-linked outer membrane protein: MNIRISRSLGMVAVLYFTANFNAQTTVKDTVPKENKIEEVIVIGYGTQKKSNVTGAIASIKASDIENIPAGKPEQVLQGRAAGVSVVTNSGQPGAAATVRVRGITSFGAGSNSPLWVVDGIVVDNIGWLNQSDIESIEVLKDGASSAIYGVSAAKGVILVTTKKGKKGKLSLSYNGFYGFSNTSKKLDLLDATQYANIINEGFVNDGGAPRYTNPASLGKGTNWQDAIFGTGEKSSHEVSITGGNEKSTYYTSFGYFDQTGIVMSDISYYKRINARFNSTHKVTDFLTIGQTFAYTRVKSQGISANEEFGGPLASAVNLDPTTPVVVTDWSMVDPSGYTNPYIIRDENGNPYGISRYVNQEMTNPQAFKYIQQGNHNWSDDFVGSVFAELKLLKHFTFKTSLNGKKSYWGSRTFTPKYYLSPNFSNTSFNSLNKVDENKFEWSMENTLTYQNKFGDHNLNILVGQGVYRYNIAGGASLTYTNLPVDNWQDASFNFTIPQDDITATGWDGVQTRKASYFGRIIYDYADKYLFTGTIRRDGSSKFATNKHWGTFPSLSLGWNVHKEDFWPQNKVINNLKLRGGYGVLGNDEMANFQFASFMASGSNYTTAGNNIIIGYAPSTLENPSLKWEQTSQLNIAADFKLFNNFTFTADWYKKKTSDILRQVNIPGYVGVPNLPWANVGDMESSGLELELGYKKNWEDFSISVNGNFSTVKNKVLRLEDDIDYFNLASFQTMGAISRVAVGQPYGSFYGYTYSGVFQNQAQVDAYTNANGIKLLPNAKPGDFIWQDNNGDGKIDDNDKVNLGSSIPKYTFGLTVNLNYKNFDFMVFAQGHGGNKIFQGLRRLDMLDANYQTRVLDRWTGEGSTNENPRITRNDPNHNYSWMSNHYLQKGDYVRLKIIQLGYTLPQDVTNRFGMSKVRLYVTGENVFTFTKYTGYDPEISGRNNSEQDIIGVDRAYYPQARTFLLGANIQF; encoded by the coding sequence ATGAATATAAGAATATCTAGAAGTCTGGGAATGGTTGCTGTCCTGTATTTTACAGCCAACTTCAACGCACAGACCACGGTAAAAGACACCGTTCCGAAAGAGAATAAAATTGAAGAGGTTATCGTGATCGGTTATGGTACACAGAAAAAAAGTAATGTAACCGGAGCTATTGCAAGCATTAAAGCGAGTGATATCGAAAACATCCCAGCCGGTAAACCCGAACAGGTATTACAGGGAAGGGCAGCAGGGGTTTCCGTTGTGACGAATTCCGGACAGCCCGGAGCCGCAGCTACCGTACGGGTGCGGGGAATCACCAGTTTCGGGGCAGGAAGTAACAGCCCTTTATGGGTAGTGGATGGTATTGTAGTAGATAATATCGGATGGCTGAACCAGTCGGATATAGAAAGCATCGAAGTACTGAAGGATGGTGCATCATCTGCAATTTATGGGGTTTCTGCCGCAAAAGGTGTAATTCTGGTGACGACAAAAAAAGGGAAAAAAGGAAAACTCAGCCTTTCTTATAACGGGTTTTACGGTTTTTCCAATACCTCTAAAAAATTGGATCTTTTAGATGCTACCCAATATGCAAACATCATTAATGAAGGTTTTGTCAATGATGGCGGAGCACCGAGATATACCAATCCTGCTTCATTAGGAAAAGGAACCAACTGGCAGGATGCCATCTTCGGAACCGGTGAAAAGTCTTCTCATGAAGTGAGCATTACAGGCGGTAATGAAAAGTCAACTTACTATACCTCGTTTGGATATTTTGACCAGACAGGTATTGTAATGAGCGATATTTCCTACTACAAAAGAATCAACGCCAGATTTAATTCAACCCATAAGGTAACAGATTTTTTAACCATCGGACAAACCTTTGCTTACACAAGAGTGAAATCCCAGGGGATCAGTGCCAATGAGGAATTCGGAGGTCCGCTGGCTTCAGCAGTTAACTTAGATCCTACGACTCCGGTAGTGGTTACAGACTGGTCCATGGTAGATCCGAGTGGCTATACCAACCCATACATCATTCGTGATGAGAATGGCAACCCGTATGGAATTTCCCGTTACGTTAACCAGGAAATGACCAATCCGCAAGCCTTCAAGTATATACAGCAGGGGAATCACAACTGGTCTGATGATTTTGTAGGAAGCGTTTTTGCTGAACTTAAACTTCTTAAGCATTTCACTTTTAAGACAAGTTTAAATGGGAAGAAATCCTACTGGGGCAGCCGTACCTTTACCCCTAAATATTATTTAAGTCCTAATTTTAGCAATACCAGCTTCAACAGTCTGAATAAGGTGGACGAAAATAAATTCGAGTGGAGTATGGAAAACACATTAACCTATCAGAATAAATTCGGAGATCATAATTTAAATATATTAGTGGGTCAGGGTGTGTACCGGTATAATATTGCAGGAGGAGCCAGTCTAACCTATACCAATTTGCCTGTTGATAACTGGCAGGATGCATCATTTAATTTTACAATCCCACAGGATGACATCACCGCTACTGGATGGGATGGTGTTCAGACCCGTAAAGCATCTTATTTCGGTAGAATTATATATGATTATGCCGATAAATATTTATTTACGGGAACCATTCGTAGAGATGGTTCATCAAAATTTGCCACGAATAAACATTGGGGAACTTTCCCTTCTCTATCTTTAGGATGGAATGTTCACAAAGAAGATTTCTGGCCTCAGAATAAAGTAATTAATAATTTGAAGCTGAGAGGGGGGTACGGAGTTTTAGGAAATGATGAGATGGCGAATTTTCAATTTGCAAGTTTCATGGCTTCCGGGAGCAATTATACCACTGCAGGTAATAACATCATCATTGGTTATGCGCCAAGCACACTGGAAAATCCGAGTCTGAAATGGGAACAGACCAGCCAGCTGAATATCGCTGCAGATTTTAAACTTTTCAATAACTTCACTTTTACGGCAGACTGGTATAAGAAGAAAACATCGGATATCTTAAGACAGGTGAATATCCCGGGTTATGTAGGGGTTCCTAATTTGCCTTGGGCAAACGTAGGGGATATGGAAAGTTCAGGACTGGAACTTGAACTGGGCTACAAAAAGAACTGGGAAGATTTCTCCATATCCGTTAATGGAAACTTTTCCACGGTTAAAAATAAAGTGTTACGACTGGAAGATGATATAGATTATTTCAACCTTGCTTCTTTCCAGACGATGGGAGCCATTTCCAGAGTGGCAGTCGGGCAGCCGTACGGATCTTTTTACGGATATACGTATAGTGGAGTGTTCCAGAATCAGGCACAGGTTGATGCTTATACCAATGCTAATGGAATCAAGCTGTTGCCTAATGCAAAGCCGGGGGATTTTATCTGGCAGGACAATAACGGCGACGGTAAAATTGATGACAATGATAAAGTAAATCTGGGAAGCTCTATTCCGAAATATACTTTTGGTTTGACTGTCAATTTAAATTATAAGAATTTTGATTTTATGGTGTTTGCGCAGGGGCACGGTGGAAATAAAATTTTCCAGGGGTTAAGAAGACTGGATATGCTGGATGCCAACTATCAGACGAGAGTGCTGGATCGCTGGACCGGAGAAGGCTCTACCAATGAGAACCCAAGAATTACAAGAAACGACCCGAACCATAACTATTCCTGGATGTCAAATCACTATCTTCAGAAAGGAGATTATGTCCGTTTGAAAATTATCCAGTTAGGGTACACGCTTCCTCAGGATGTTACCAACCGGTTCGGAATGAGCAAAGTAAGACTATACGTAACGGGAGAGAATGTATTTACTTTCACAAAATATACGGGCTATGATCCGGAAATTTCAGGAAGAAACAATTCCGAGCAGGACATTATAGGGGTTGACAGAGCTTACTATCCGCAGGCCAGAACATTTTTGTTAGGGGCTAATATCCAATTTTAA
- a CDS encoding RagB/SusD family nutrient uptake outer membrane protein, which produces MKNKSFLYKGLAVTLLTGLSFSSISCNDSYLDDVKNSGNFNTDLYFQNEQQSFSALVSVYDILRKYSGGFENTVTFFNAGSDDFFSGGGNSNDGAGIQGLNNYTINPNTMPASYWKDFYQGIARANLVIERVPGATMGEDVKKRFIAEAKVLRSLYYFELVRMFGNIPIVLKTIQFGEDYWNIPQAKPTDVYAQIENDMVAAIPDLMMTASGNDRGRITQGTARAILGKIYLYDKKMPQAAAQFAEVNGTPGGTSQYGYKLVANYADLFKVGPETADPYKFSTESILEVMHTNKGNSDWGFWGQGKDEGNSINVMVGPRSYSLINVPGNNAPDVYSGWAFNTVTNDLYTFMQGDPRLNTTIFNAKQLVTDGKISYSPAFADTGYFLKKYLPTNDLKSSLPGPAELNFRQNYIAIRLADTYLMEAEALGGSGGRAQALLDAVRARVGLTPVPVSLQAIKDERRRELAGEGHRWFDLVRWGDAPTKLAFKGFVANKNEILPIPFNELPNTALKQNPGY; this is translated from the coding sequence ATGAAAAATAAGAGTTTTTTATATAAAGGCCTTGCCGTAACACTGCTTACAGGCCTGAGCTTTAGCAGTATTTCCTGTAATGATTCCTATCTGGATGATGTAAAGAATTCAGGAAATTTTAATACCGATCTGTATTTTCAGAATGAGCAGCAGTCTTTCAGTGCATTGGTTTCTGTATATGATATTTTAAGGAAATATTCCGGAGGATTCGAGAATACGGTTACCTTTTTCAATGCAGGATCTGATGATTTCTTTTCTGGTGGCGGAAATTCCAATGACGGAGCCGGAATTCAGGGGCTGAATAATTATACTATTAATCCCAATACCATGCCTGCAAGTTACTGGAAGGACTTTTATCAGGGGATTGCACGTGCCAACCTGGTCATAGAAAGAGTACCTGGGGCTACCATGGGCGAAGATGTTAAAAAAAGATTTATTGCCGAGGCAAAGGTACTCCGCTCGCTGTATTATTTCGAGCTGGTAAGAATGTTTGGAAATATTCCGATCGTGCTCAAAACCATTCAGTTTGGTGAAGATTACTGGAATATACCGCAGGCAAAACCGACTGATGTATATGCACAGATAGAAAATGATATGGTGGCGGCTATTCCTGATCTGATGATGACGGCCAGCGGGAATGACAGAGGCAGAATTACGCAGGGAACGGCAAGGGCAATACTTGGTAAAATTTATCTTTATGATAAAAAAATGCCTCAGGCTGCAGCACAGTTTGCCGAAGTAAATGGGACACCCGGAGGAACCAGCCAATATGGCTACAAACTGGTAGCCAACTATGCAGACCTCTTTAAAGTAGGACCTGAAACGGCGGATCCATATAAATTCTCAACAGAATCCATCCTGGAAGTGATGCATACCAACAAAGGAAACTCCGACTGGGGATTCTGGGGACAGGGGAAAGACGAAGGAAACTCCATTAATGTAATGGTGGGTCCCCGTTCTTATTCTTTGATCAATGTTCCCGGTAACAATGCTCCGGATGTTTATTCAGGATGGGCATTTAATACCGTAACAAATGATCTGTACACGTTTATGCAGGGAGATCCGAGATTAAACACAACCATTTTCAATGCAAAACAGTTAGTGACCGATGGTAAAATTTCTTACAGTCCTGCTTTTGCAGATACAGGGTACTTCCTAAAGAAATATTTACCTACCAATGACCTGAAAAGTTCACTTCCCGGACCGGCAGAACTGAATTTCAGACAAAATTATATAGCCATAAGATTAGCCGATACCTATCTGATGGAAGCAGAAGCTTTAGGAGGCAGCGGCGGCAGAGCACAGGCGCTGCTGGATGCTGTAAGAGCAAGAGTAGGGTTAACGCCGGTTCCTGTTTCTTTACAGGCGATTAAAGATGAAAGAAGAAGAGAGCTTGCCGGAGAAGGACACAGATGGTTTGATCTTGTCAGATGGGGAGATGCCCCAACAAAACTGGCATTCAAAGGATTTGTAGCCAACAAAAACGAAATCCTGCCGATTCCGTTTAATGAATTACCCAATACAGCCTTAAAACAAAACCCAGGCTACTAA
- a CDS encoding glycoside hydrolase family 30 protein, translating to MKFHSLYSFFFKGTALLGGVVLFPLSCTSMGAGKGNNVQYWLTKGNESIKLQQQVPVRFADLSNNFQNIEVDDTQKFQYVDGFGYTLTGGSVEVINRLSPPKRKALLQELFGDDKNSVSISYLRLSIGASDLDGKVFSYDDLPEGQTDPTLSKFSLEKDRALIEMLKEILDINPKIKIIAAPWSPPVWMKDNGKSKGGSLKPEFYKVYAEYFTKYILGMKKEGIEIDAVTPQNEPLHPGNNPSLLMLSGQQRNFIKGYLGPAFKTANIKTKIVVYDHNCNKPEYALDILKDPEAYRYIDGSAFHLYEGDISALSTVHNAFPDKNLYFTEQWTGAKGTFNEDLNWHMKNVVIGSMRNWSRIALEWNVANDPQYKPHTDGGCTECKGAITVSDSENFTRNVSYYIIAHASKFVPAGSQRIASSQTETLSTVAFKTPAGKTVLIVQNGNSSDESFNIKYNGKTASVVLSGNSAATYVF from the coding sequence ATGAAGTTTCACAGCTTATATAGTTTCTTTTTTAAAGGTACCGCGCTGCTTGGCGGCGTGGTACTTTTTCCTTTATCATGTACATCCATGGGAGCCGGTAAGGGAAATAATGTTCAGTACTGGCTGACGAAAGGCAATGAAAGTATAAAATTACAACAGCAGGTTCCTGTCAGGTTTGCAGACCTATCCAATAACTTTCAGAATATTGAAGTTGATGATACTCAAAAATTTCAATATGTTGATGGTTTCGGATATACGCTCACCGGAGGAAGTGTTGAGGTGATCAACCGTCTTTCCCCGCCCAAAAGAAAAGCCTTGCTACAGGAGCTTTTTGGAGATGATAAAAACTCTGTTTCCATAAGTTATCTGAGATTGAGTATTGGAGCTTCTGACCTTGACGGTAAAGTTTTTTCCTATGATGACCTTCCGGAAGGACAGACAGATCCCACACTTTCAAAATTCAGTCTTGAAAAAGACAGGGCTTTGATAGAAATGCTCAAAGAGATTTTGGATATCAACCCTAAGATTAAGATCATCGCCGCTCCATGGTCACCTCCGGTTTGGATGAAAGACAACGGAAAATCTAAAGGAGGAAGCTTAAAACCTGAGTTTTATAAAGTTTATGCCGAGTATTTTACGAAATACATCCTGGGCATGAAAAAAGAAGGTATCGAGATTGATGCGGTTACTCCACAGAATGAGCCTCTTCATCCCGGAAACAATCCGAGTTTATTAATGTTGTCCGGACAGCAGAGAAACTTTATCAAAGGATATCTCGGGCCTGCTTTTAAAACAGCTAATATCAAAACAAAAATTGTGGTGTATGACCATAATTGCAATAAGCCGGAATATGCCCTTGATATTCTGAAAGATCCGGAAGCGTACCGCTATATTGACGGTTCGGCTTTCCATTTGTACGAAGGGGATATTTCAGCTTTAAGCACCGTACACAACGCATTTCCCGATAAAAATTTGTATTTTACCGAGCAGTGGACGGGAGCGAAGGGTACTTTTAACGAAGACCTGAACTGGCACATGAAAAATGTAGTGATTGGTTCCATGAGAAACTGGAGCAGGATTGCGTTGGAATGGAATGTAGCGAATGATCCTCAGTATAAGCCGCATACAGACGGAGGGTGCACGGAATGTAAAGGAGCCATAACCGTCTCGGACAGTGAGAATTTTACAAGGAACGTTTCCTATTATATCATTGCTCATGCCTCCAAATTCGTTCCTGCAGGTTCACAGCGTATTGCTTCCTCACAGACAGAAACCCTTTCTACGGTGGCTTTTAAAACCCCGGCCGGGAAAACGGTGCTCATTGTTCAGAACGGAAACAGTTCCGATGAAAGTTTTAATATCAAATACAACGGGAAAACCGCTTCCGTAGTTCTTTCGGGAAATTCGGCGGCTACTTATGTTTTTTAA
- a CDS encoding glycoside hydrolase family 3 N-terminal domain-containing protein — MKKAYFLLAIAGLGINAYGQKTIDQKVAELLSKMTLEEKIGQMVQYSGFEYATGPQKSNSAAVLEEIKKGKVGSMLNVAGADETRAFQKLAQQSRLKIPLLFGQDVIHGYRTTFPVNLGQAASWDLGMIEKSERIAATEASAYGVHWTFAPMVDVARDPRWGRVMEGSGEDTYLGTKIGLARIKGFQGKGLGNLDAVMACAKHFAAYGAAVGGRDYNSVDMSLRQLNETYLPPFKAAAEAGVATFMNSFNDINGIPATANTYIQRDLLKGKWNYKGFVVSDWGSIGEMIPHGYAKDAGEAAEKAVLGGSDMDMESRVYMAELPKLVKEGKVDAKFVDDAAGRILAKKFEMGLFDDPYRFSDEKRQKEQTDNQENRKFGREFGSKSIVLLKNKENILPLSKTVKTVALIGPFGKETVANHGFWSIAFKDDNQRIVSQFDGIKNQLDKSSTLLYAKGCNVDDQDRSMFAEAVETAKKADVVIMTLGEGHAMSGEAKSRSNIGFSGVQEELLKEIVKTGKPVVLMINAGRPLIFNWAADHVPAIMYTWWLGTEAGNSIADVLFGAVNPGGKLPMSFPRTEGQIPVYYNHYNTGRPAKNNTDRNYVSAYIDLDNDPKFPFGYGLSYTDFKYSDMILSSASLKGNQTLNINVTVSNTGKYDGEEVVQLYIRDLFGKVVRPVKELKGFQKILIKKGESRKVDFKLTPEDLKFFDNDLNFDWESGDFDIMIGTNSQEVQTKRITWIK, encoded by the coding sequence ATGAAAAAAGCTTATTTCTTATTGGCCATTGCAGGATTGGGTATCAATGCCTACGGACAGAAAACCATTGATCAGAAAGTGGCAGAACTTCTGTCTAAGATGACCCTGGAAGAAAAAATAGGACAGATGGTCCAGTACAGTGGTTTTGAATATGCTACAGGACCTCAGAAATCCAATTCGGCAGCCGTCCTTGAAGAAATTAAAAAAGGAAAGGTAGGTTCAATGCTTAATGTAGCCGGAGCGGATGAAACAAGAGCTTTCCAGAAGCTTGCCCAGCAGTCGAGACTTAAAATTCCGTTGTTGTTCGGACAGGATGTTATTCATGGATACCGGACTACTTTTCCGGTCAATTTAGGCCAGGCAGCGAGCTGGGACCTTGGAATGATAGAAAAATCTGAAAGAATTGCGGCTACAGAAGCTTCCGCATACGGAGTCCATTGGACTTTTGCTCCAATGGTAGACGTTGCCAGAGACCCGAGATGGGGAAGGGTAATGGAAGGTTCCGGTGAAGATACCTATCTGGGAACAAAGATCGGACTGGCAAGAATCAAAGGGTTTCAGGGAAAAGGTTTGGGAAACCTTGATGCGGTAATGGCCTGTGCCAAGCATTTTGCGGCGTATGGCGCGGCTGTTGGCGGAAGAGATTACAATTCGGTAGACATGAGCCTTCGGCAATTGAATGAAACTTATCTGCCTCCGTTTAAAGCAGCAGCAGAAGCGGGAGTAGCCACGTTCATGAATTCATTTAACGACATCAACGGCATTCCGGCTACAGCGAATACCTATATTCAGAGAGATTTGCTGAAAGGAAAATGGAATTATAAAGGTTTTGTGGTTTCAGATTGGGGAAGTATCGGGGAAATGATTCCTCACGGCTATGCCAAAGATGCAGGTGAAGCAGCTGAAAAAGCGGTATTAGGCGGAAGTGATATGGATATGGAAAGCCGTGTGTATATGGCCGAGCTGCCCAAACTGGTTAAAGAAGGAAAAGTAGATGCAAAATTTGTGGATGATGCTGCGGGCAGGATTTTAGCCAAAAAATTCGAGATGGGACTTTTTGATGATCCCTACAGATTCAGTGATGAAAAAAGACAGAAAGAGCAGACTGATAACCAGGAGAACAGAAAATTCGGAAGGGAATTCGGTTCAAAAAGTATCGTCCTGCTGAAAAATAAGGAAAATATTCTTCCACTTTCCAAAACTGTGAAGACGGTCGCTTTAATCGGTCCTTTCGGGAAAGAAACGGTGGCCAACCATGGATTCTGGTCTATTGCATTTAAAGATGATAATCAAAGAATTGTGTCCCAGTTTGACGGAATTAAGAATCAGCTGGATAAAAGCTCCACTTTATTATATGCAAAGGGCTGTAACGTAGATGACCAGGACAGATCAATGTTTGCAGAAGCCGTGGAAACAGCAAAAAAAGCTGACGTAGTGATTATGACATTGGGAGAAGGTCATGCGATGAGCGGTGAAGCCAAAAGCAGAAGCAATATCGGTTTTTCCGGTGTGCAGGAAGAGCTGCTTAAAGAAATTGTGAAAACAGGAAAGCCTGTTGTTCTCATGATCAATGCCGGAAGACCTCTGATTTTCAATTGGGCTGCGGATCATGTACCTGCCATCATGTACACCTGGTGGCTAGGAACCGAAGCAGGGAATTCTATTGCTGATGTTTTGTTCGGCGCCGTAAATCCGGGTGGAAAACTTCCGATGAGCTTCCCAAGAACCGAAGGCCAGATCCCGGTGTATTACAACCATTACAACACAGGAAGACCAGCAAAAAATAATACAGACAGAAATTATGTTTCAGCCTATATTGATTTGGATAATGATCCGAAATTTCCGTTCGGATATGGCTTAAGTTATACAGATTTCAAATATTCTGATATGATATTGAGTTCAGCAAGCCTTAAAGGAAACCAGACATTAAATATCAATGTCACGGTGTCTAATACCGGAAAATATGACGGTGAAGAAGTAGTCCAGCTGTATATCAGGGACCTTTTCGGGAAAGTGGTAAGACCGGTAAAGGAACTCAAAGGTTTTCAGAAAATATTGATCAAAAAAGGAGAAAGCAGAAAAGTAGATTTTAAACTGACTCCCGAAGACCTGAAATTCTTCGATAATGACCTGAATTTTGACTGGGAAAGTGGAGATTTCGATATTATGATCGGAACCAATTCCCAGGAAGTACAGACGAAAAGAATTACATGGATTAAGTAA
- a CDS encoding glycoside hydrolase family 16 protein, with the protein MKIKSSHIINFCTAGILAFSMLSCTTNNAYSGKKLVWSDEFNGTGLPDPKKWNYDVGGAGYGNNEAQFYTERRLENARQENGNLVIEARKEKWEENKYTSARLLTRGKFSFQYGTVEVRAKLPKGRGTWPAIWMMSEDMKKWPDDGELDIMEHVGFNQGYVHASVHTKKYNHIQGTQKTDTLMVKDVSEKFHIYKADWTPEKIDVYIDGQKFFTYENKEKTYEAWPFDQPYFIILNLAVGGFWGGKEGIDDSVFPQKYYIDYVRVYQNK; encoded by the coding sequence ATGAAAATAAAATCTTCCCACATCATTAATTTCTGTACCGCAGGGATACTGGCTTTTTCCATGCTGAGCTGTACCACAAACAACGCGTACTCCGGGAAAAAACTTGTATGGAGCGACGAATTTAACGGTACAGGACTTCCGGATCCCAAAAAATGGAATTACGATGTGGGCGGAGCCGGATACGGCAATAACGAAGCCCAGTTTTATACAGAAAGAAGATTGGAAAATGCCAGACAGGAAAACGGAAATCTGGTTATTGAAGCAAGAAAAGAGAAATGGGAAGAGAATAAATATACTTCCGCAAGGCTTTTGACAAGAGGGAAGTTTTCCTTTCAGTATGGAACCGTTGAAGTCAGGGCAAAGCTTCCCAAAGGCCGTGGAACCTGGCCAGCCATATGGATGATGAGCGAAGATATGAAGAAATGGCCGGATGACGGAGAACTGGATATTATGGAACATGTAGGATTTAATCAGGGCTATGTTCACGCTTCGGTTCATACCAAAAAATACAATCATATTCAGGGAACGCAGAAAACGGATACTTTAATGGTCAAAGATGTCAGTGAAAAGTTCCACATCTATAAAGCAGACTGGACGCCGGAAAAAATTGATGTCTACATAGACGGACAGAAGTTTTTCACGTATGAGAATAAAGAGAAAACCTATGAAGCATGGCCGTTTGACCAGCCCTATTTTATTATCTTAAATCTGGCAGTTGGCGGATTCTGGGGTGGAAAGGAAGGAATAGACGATTCTGTTTTTCCACAAAAATATTACATAGATTATGTAAGGGTTTATCAAAATAAATAA
- a CDS encoding glycoside hydrolase family 30 protein, producing the protein MKKLIVSCFAVGVFLNVNAQNYWKKNAGKTAKVILTSAKTNEKMADKGMVKFEKFGQPKETDACIFVDPDFKYQKLIGIGGAITDASAETFYKMPKDKQKEILEAYFGKNGLGYTVVRTNMNSCDFSSDSYTYVEDNDTALKTFNIAHDEKYKIPMIKEAQKAIGKDFTFYFSPWSPPAWMKSNKSLFKGGRLENQYYQTWADYYIKFIKEYEKRGINIWGLTVQNEPMATQTWESCIYSAEEEGEFLKNNLGPTLWKNGYKDKKVMIWDHNRDLIYQRATTTLSDPETSKYAHGIGYHWYETWNNKTQLFDNLSETQRAFPDKFLAFTEGCKEQFKMSGIYDVSLGELYGRNMLNDFNKGTALWTDWNVLLDETGGPNHVGNFCFAPIIADTKTGEVHYTYEYYYVGHVSKFIKPNARRIGNSSNRAALTSTTFMNENGQLVTVIMNDSENDIETNLWIEGMAAKLSAPAHSIQTVIL; encoded by the coding sequence ATGAAAAAACTAATTGTGAGTTGTTTTGCGGTAGGGGTGTTTTTAAATGTCAATGCACAGAACTACTGGAAAAAAAATGCTGGAAAAACCGCTAAAGTCATTCTTACGAGTGCCAAAACTAATGAAAAAATGGCAGATAAAGGAATGGTTAAGTTTGAGAAATTCGGACAGCCGAAAGAAACGGATGCGTGTATTTTTGTAGATCCGGATTTTAAATATCAGAAGCTGATAGGAATCGGCGGAGCCATTACGGATGCTTCTGCAGAAACTTTCTATAAAATGCCGAAGGATAAGCAGAAAGAAATTCTTGAAGCCTACTTCGGGAAAAACGGTCTGGGATATACGGTAGTCCGTACCAATATGAATTCCTGCGATTTTTCCAGCGATTCTTATACCTATGTGGAAGATAATGATACGGCTTTAAAGACCTTCAATATTGCCCACGACGAGAAATATAAGATCCCGATGATCAAAGAAGCGCAGAAAGCTATTGGGAAAGATTTTACGTTCTATTTTTCACCCTGGAGCCCTCCGGCATGGATGAAATCAAATAAAAGTCTGTTCAAAGGAGGAAGACTGGAAAACCAGTATTACCAGACCTGGGCAGATTATTATATTAAATTCATCAAAGAATACGAAAAAAGAGGGATTAATATCTGGGGGCTTACCGTACAGAACGAACCCATGGCCACACAAACCTGGGAATCCTGTATCTATTCTGCCGAAGAAGAAGGTGAGTTTCTGAAGAATAATTTAGGACCAACACTTTGGAAGAACGGCTATAAAGACAAAAAAGTAATGATCTGGGATCACAACCGGGATCTGATCTATCAAAGAGCTACTACTACCTTAAGCGATCCTGAAACCTCAAAATATGCCCACGGAATCGGGTACCACTGGTACGAAACCTGGAATAATAAAACCCAGCTTTTCGATAATTTATCGGAAACCCAAAGGGCATTCCCGGATAAGTTCCTCGCTTTTACGGAAGGCTGTAAGGAACAGTTTAAGATGTCCGGAATTTATGATGTAAGCTTAGGAGAGCTGTATGGCAGAAATATGTTGAATGATTTCAATAAAGGAACCGCTTTATGGACGGACTGGAATGTTTTGCTGGATGAAACCGGAGGGCCCAACCATGTAGGAAACTTTTGTTTTGCTCCCATCATTGCCGATACCAAAACAGGCGAAGTACATTACACCTACGAGTATTACTATGTAGGTCATGTTTCAAAATTCATTAAACCGAATGCCCGGAGAATAGGAAACTCTTCCAACAGAGCTGCTTTGACATCCACAACCTTCATGAATGAAAACGGTCAGCTGGTGACCGTCATTATGAATGACTCTGAAAATGACATAGAAACCAATCTCTGGATCGAAGGCATGGCTGCGAAATTATCAGCACCCGCTCATTCCATACAGACCGTAATATTATAA